The DNA region GAGGTAGCGACCGTAGGTCGCTGGTGAGGGGGCGCTCCTCTTTCAATCTGAAAAGCCCTCATCCGGCCTATCGGCCACCTTCTCCCGGAGGGAGAAGGTCGAACTCGACTTATCAGTCGCTTCCTCCACTCCGCGTCTCGGCGGTTTTCTTCTTCCCACCTCGCCCCCACGGAGCGAAGCGTAGTAGGGGGAGAGGTAGCGACCGTAGGTCGCTGGTGAGGGGGCGCTCCTCTTTCAATCTGAAAAGCCCTCATCCGGCCTATCGGCCACCTTCTCCCGGAGGGAGAAGGTCGAACTCGACTTATCAGTCGCTTCCTCCCCTCGGCGTCTCGGCGTCTCCGCGGTTTTCATCTCCCCACCTCGCCCCCACGGAGCGAAGCGTAGTAGGGGGAGAGGTAGCGACCGTAGGTCGCTGGTGAGGGGGGCTCCTCTTTCAATCTGAAAAGCCCTCATCCGGCCTATCGGCCACCTTCTCCCGGAGGGAGAAGGTCGAACTCGACTTATCAGTCGCCTCCCCCCTCTGCGTCTCCGCGTCTCGGCGGTTTTCGTCTTCCCTGGTCACTCAACTGCGAGCTCGGCGCCTTGACGACTTTGCGTTTCACTTCACCCTGGCATTCACCTCGTCGCCGTCCTACCGCACCATCGTCGGCGTCCAGTCGTTCAGCCGGGCCACGCTTTGCAACGCGGCCTGCATCTCCATCACCAGTCGGTGGGCCAGTTGCTTGCCCGTCACCCGCTCGAGCGCTTCGCCGTCGTGCGACAAAAAGACCAGCGTGGGCAGCACGTCCACTTTGTGCTGTTCGCACAATCGCGGCTGTTCGTCGGTGTCGACCAGCACGCAGACAAACCGCTCGGAGACCGCCACGACCGGGTCCTGGCAAAACGCGTCGGCCGCCATCTCATTGCAATAGCGGCAGGCGTGCGCGGTGAAATACAACAGCACCGGCTTGCCCTGCTCGCGCGCCTGGGCCAGGCCCGCCTCGTAGTTGTCGACAAACTCGATGCGCCCCCGCACGATCGCCGGCGGCGCGGGTTCTGGCGGCGGCGTGACAGCGGCCAGCGAGATGCTGTCGCCCGCTTGCTGGCAACCAGACGCCAGCAACAGCGACAAGGCCAAACAGCCAACGAGCCAGCGGCGATGCACCATCATGTGGGCCCGAATGAGCGGCGGCGGAAGTATGCGGTAGCGCCTGACTACCGCGCGGTCTAGTTGTTATCGCTTGGCGGCGGCGGCGAATTGAATAGCGGCGAGCCAGTCACCACAACTTCGCCAGCTTCGCTCGCTCGTCAGGCGCGTGCGCCGGCGCCGGCGCGCTGGCAAGTGCTTGTGCAGACGGCGGTTGCTCTGCGCCTGCATCGCCGCAATGAAGCGGGCGCAAGGCCGTCTGGACTTTGAAAATCGTTTCGATTAACTTCCGCCCCGCTTCCTGGGGCAGGCGAGCTTCTCGTCTTCCCTTGCGCTCGAAACCCATAGCCCAAAGACACGGATGTCTAGCGGCGCCACGACAGCTACGAGTCCGCTTGCGCCCTTTATGCGCAGCCAGGACCTGATCTTGCCGGTCGCGATCATCGCGAGCGTGCTGGTGATCTTGGTCCCGCTGCCGCCGGCGCTGATGGATGTGTTGTTGTCGGCCAACATCTGCATCTCGGTGCTCACGCTGCTCACCACCATCTACGTGGCGACGCCGCTCGAGTTCAGCATCTTTCCCACATTGCTGTTGGCGGTCACGCTGGGACGGCTGGTGCTCAACGTCGCCACCACGCGCTTGATTCTCACCCGCGCCGAGAGCGACGGCATGTTGGCCGCCGGCGGCGTGATCAAGAGCTTTGGCGAGTTCGTCGCCGGCGACGACATCGTGGTCGGGCTCATCATCTTCGTCATTATCCTGGTCATTCAGTTCGTGGTGATCACCAAAGGCGCCACGCGCATCAGCGAAGTCGCCGCGCGGTTCGCCTTGGACGGCATGCCCGGCCGCCAAATGGCCATCGACGCCGACCTGAACGCCGGCGTCATCGACGAGAAAGAAGCCCAGCGCCGCCGCAGCGAAATCACCCATCAGGCCGACTTCTTCGGCGCCATGGACGGCGCCAGCAAGTTCGTCCGCGGCGACGCCATCGCCGGGTTGGTCATCACCGTCATCAATATTGTCGGCGGCTTGGCGATCGGCGTCTTCGAGTCGGGCATGTCGCTGGCCGAGGCGTCGTCGATCTTCACCATGCTCACCATTGGCGACGGTCTGGTGAGCCAGGTGCCGGCGCTGTTGGTCTCGTTGGCCGCGGGCTTGCTGGTCACGCGCAGTTCGAGCGAAACCAACCTGCCGCGCGAGTTTTTGGGGCAGTTGTTCTCGCGCCCGCAGGCCATGCTGGTCACGGCCGCGTTTCTCATGCTGCTCACCGTCACCGATCTGCCCAAGCTGCCGCTGTCGGCCATCGCGGCCAGTTGCGTGGGATTGGCGGTGACGATGCGCAAAAAGGAACGCCAGGCGGTGGCGGTCGCCGCGGCGCAAGCCAAGGCCGAAGAAAAAAAGCCCGCCGAGGAGAAGATCGAAGACTACCTGGCCGTCGACCCCATGGAGCTGGAGATTGGCGTGGGGTTGATTCGCCTGGCCGATCCCAAACGCGGCGGCGACCTGCTCGAGCGCATCCAGCGCGTGCGCCAGAACGTGGCGGCCGAGCTCGGCATCATCCTCCCCAAGGTGCGCATCCGCGACAACATGCGGCTCGATCAGTTGCAGTACCGCTTCAAGATCGCCGATATGCCGGTCGCCGACGGCACGGTGCATCCCAATTTGCTGCTGGCCATGGAGTCGCCGTTGGTCAGCAACAAGATCGGCGGCATGCCGGGCAAAGACCCCGCCTTTGGCACGCCCGCCTTGTGGATCGACCCGCGCGAGCGCGACCAGGCCGAGATGAACGGCTATACGGTAGTCGAGCCGGGCAGCGTGGTGGCCACGCATCTCACCGAGGTCGTGCGCAAGCACGCCGACGAAATCCTCACGCGCGACGCCACCAAGCATCTGGTGAATCAGCTCAAAGAAACATCGCCGGCGGTGGTCGACGAGTTGATCCCTTCGCAGCTCAAGCTGCCCGAGGTTCAACAGATCCTGCAAATGCTGCTGCGCGAGCGCGTGCCGATCCGGCATCTGGGGCCGATCTTGGAAACGCTCGGCGACTACGCCTCGCGCACCAAGGATCCGATCTTGCTCGCCGAGTACGTGCGGCATCGGCTTGCCCGTGTGATCTGCACCAAGTATCGCGACGACAGCGGTCGGCTGCATGTGGTGACGCTCGACCCGGCGCTCGAAGACCGGATCCGCGCCGGCGTGGAGCACACCGAGCGCGGCTTGTTTCTGCGCATGTCTCCGCCGGCGGTCGACAAGACCTGCCAGATCATCGCCAAGGACGTGGAAAAGCTGGTGCTCGCGCATCGGCCTCCCATCGTGCTGGTGAGCCCGCAGATTCGCGCGGGGCTCAAGCAGATCACCGTGGGGCAACTGCCGAACCTGATTGTGCTGAGCTACAACGAAATCACGCGCGATACGCAGATCGAATCGGTGGCGCTGGTGGCCGACGAAATTCCGGGTCGCTGACGCCGTTCCTCCTTGAATGTCACTTAGTAGCACGCCATGGAAGTGAAAACCTTTCGAGCCGCGACGATGCAAGAGGCCCTGTCGCTCGTCCGTAGCGAGTTGGGCCCCGACGCCGCCGTGCTGCACACCCGGCTGTGCCGCCCCGCTGGCCTGTTGGGCTGGCTGCCCGGCCGCCGCGGCATCGAAGTGATCGCCTCGCGCGATGTGAATGTGCCGAGCCGCTTGCCGAGCCGCATGGCCCCGCGCCGCGATTGGGACGATGCGCGTCCCGAACCGCCCCGCGGCGCGCCCGTCCCGCCCGCTGCCGCGGCGCCCGCCGAGTTGCCGCCGGCGGCGCATCACGAGTTGAAAACACAAATCAGCGAACTGCAAGCCATGGTGGCTCGGCTCTATCAGAACGCCGAACCCAAAAAATCCACCGACCTGCAACCTGGCCTCTTCACGCTCTTCACCAACCTGATCGAAGCCGAGGTGGGCGAAACCATCGCCCGGCAACTGATCGAGCGCGTGCGACAAACAGCGGCGCCAAACGAACTGGCCGACTCACGTTTGGTTCAGGCGCGCTTGGAACAACTCCTCCAGGCCGACGTTCGCGCCAGCGGGCCCATTGCGCCACCCGGCGATCGCTGTCACACCGTGGCGCTGATCGGGCCCACTGGCGTCGGCAAGACCACCACCATCGCCAAGTTGGCCGCCAACTTTCGCCTGCGCGAACGGCGCCGCGTGGGCCTGATTACCGTCGACACCTATCGCGTGGCCGCGGTCGAGCAACTGCGCACCTACGCCGAGATCATCGACCTGCCGATGGAGGTCGTCTCCACGCCGCGCGAGATGCGCGCCGCTGTCGATCGCTTGTCGGATCAGGAGTTGGTGCTGGTCGACACGGCCGGCCGCAGCCCCACCGACGAAGTGCGCATTCAAGAGCTACGCGCCCTGTTGAACGAAGCCCGCGCCGCCGAGGTCCATCTGGTGCTCTCCAGCGTCGCCAGCGCCAACACGCTCAAGCGCACCATCGAGCGCTTCGCCTGCGCGCTGCCCACTTCGCTGTTGTTCACCAAGCTCGACGAAGCGCTCGCCTGCGGCAACCTGCTCGAGGTGCTGCTCGAAACGGGCTTGCCGGTGAGCTACCTCACCGACGGCCAAAACGTGCCCGACGATATCCAATCCGCCACGCCCGCCGAACTGGTGTCGCGGTTGTTGACCGCTGCGACGACAATCGCCTAACGGAACTCATTTTCAGATGCACATCGACCAGGCCAGCCAACTGCGCGATTTGGTCCGCCGCTCTCGCTGCGGCCAACGGCGCGACGCGCGCTGCGCGCGGCTCGTGGTG from Pirellulales bacterium includes:
- the flhA gene encoding flagellar biosynthesis protein FlhA, whose translation is MRSQDLILPVAIIASVLVILVPLPPALMDVLLSANICISVLTLLTTIYVATPLEFSIFPTLLLAVTLGRLVLNVATTRLILTRAESDGMLAAGGVIKSFGEFVAGDDIVVGLIIFVIILVIQFVVITKGATRISEVAARFALDGMPGRQMAIDADLNAGVIDEKEAQRRRSEITHQADFFGAMDGASKFVRGDAIAGLVITVINIVGGLAIGVFESGMSLAEASSIFTMLTIGDGLVSQVPALLVSLAAGLLVTRSSSETNLPREFLGQLFSRPQAMLVTAAFLMLLTVTDLPKLPLSAIAASCVGLAVTMRKKERQAVAVAAAQAKAEEKKPAEEKIEDYLAVDPMELEIGVGLIRLADPKRGGDLLERIQRVRQNVAAELGIILPKVRIRDNMRLDQLQYRFKIADMPVADGTVHPNLLLAMESPLVSNKIGGMPGKDPAFGTPALWIDPRERDQAEMNGYTVVEPGSVVATHLTEVVRKHADEILTRDATKHLVNQLKETSPAVVDELIPSQLKLPEVQQILQMLLRERVPIRHLGPILETLGDYASRTKDPILLAEYVRHRLARVICTKYRDDSGRLHVVTLDPALEDRIRAGVEHTERGLFLRMSPPAVDKTCQIIAKDVEKLVLAHRPPIVLVSPQIRAGLKQITVGQLPNLIVLSYNEITRDTQIESVALVADEIPGR
- a CDS encoding thioredoxin family protein yields the protein MMVHRRWLVGCLALSLLLASGCQQAGDSISLAAVTPPPEPAPPAIVRGRIEFVDNYEAGLAQAREQGKPVLLYFTAHACRYCNEMAADAFCQDPVVAVSERFVCVLVDTDEQPRLCEQHKVDVLPTLVFLSHDGEALERVTGKQLAHRLVMEMQAALQSVARLNDWTPTMVR
- the flhF gene encoding flagellar biosynthesis protein FlhF, whose translation is MKTFRAATMQEALSLVRSELGPDAAVLHTRLCRPAGLLGWLPGRRGIEVIASRDVNVPSRLPSRMAPRRDWDDARPEPPRGAPVPPAAAAPAELPPAAHHELKTQISELQAMVARLYQNAEPKKSTDLQPGLFTLFTNLIEAEVGETIARQLIERVRQTAAPNELADSRLVQARLEQLLQADVRASGPIAPPGDRCHTVALIGPTGVGKTTTIAKLAANFRLRERRRVGLITVDTYRVAAVEQLRTYAEIIDLPMEVVSTPREMRAAVDRLSDQELVLVDTAGRSPTDEVRIQELRALLNEARAAEVHLVLSSVASANTLKRTIERFACALPTSLLFTKLDEALACGNLLEVLLETGLPVSYLTDGQNVPDDIQSATPAELVSRLLTAATTIA